A stretch of Edaphobacter lichenicola DNA encodes these proteins:
- a CDS encoding UDP-N-acetylmuramoyl-tripeptide--D-alanyl-D-alanine ligase, whose amino-acid sequence MKLTLGEIADWIHADGEFDTSAEAVGYGIDSRTIGAGELFFAVRGERLDGHDYVEAALANGAVAAVVSNRWVVPAEVDEKRLLQVAECDDCVVMALQQLAHAVRREWGGKVIGVTGSAGKTTTKEAVAQVLAAKFRVLKSAGNLNNAFGLPLQLLKLEREHEVAVIEMGMNHAGEIAALARIAEPDWAVVSNVGPVHLEFFPEGLIGIARAKYELIEALPADGIAVLNFDDAFVAAFGRGLGERAMFYGLGEGAGVRAVNVAEVGTEGVVFTVEARGQRASVQLKMLGRHNVANALAAIAVGLQSGMALGDCAAAVGELQAGDKRGEVLEWRGATLINDCYNSNPTALNAMIDALMAIPAERHIVVAGEMLELGSDSAALHAACGTRMKERGVDFVLGVRGAAEATVEAARAAGTEALFVTSPEEAGEWLVANVRLSDVVLLKASRGVRLEKALTVLAGRL is encoded by the coding sequence GTGAAGCTGACCTTGGGAGAGATTGCTGACTGGATCCATGCGGATGGCGAGTTCGACACTTCGGCGGAGGCAGTAGGGTATGGGATTGATTCGCGAACCATCGGCGCAGGGGAGCTCTTTTTTGCCGTTCGCGGCGAGAGACTGGATGGACATGACTATGTAGAGGCCGCGCTCGCAAACGGGGCTGTTGCTGCGGTCGTGAGTAATCGGTGGGTTGTGCCGGCCGAGGTGGATGAAAAGCGATTGCTGCAGGTGGCAGAGTGCGATGACTGTGTGGTGATGGCGCTGCAGCAACTGGCTCATGCGGTGCGGCGAGAGTGGGGCGGCAAAGTGATCGGCGTGACGGGGTCGGCGGGAAAGACGACTACCAAGGAGGCCGTGGCGCAGGTTCTAGCTGCCAAGTTCAGAGTATTGAAGTCGGCTGGCAACCTGAATAATGCGTTTGGCCTTCCGTTGCAGCTTCTGAAGCTGGAGCGGGAGCATGAGGTTGCGGTGATCGAGATGGGAATGAATCATGCCGGAGAGATCGCTGCGCTGGCGAGGATTGCGGAGCCCGATTGGGCGGTGGTGTCGAACGTGGGGCCGGTGCATCTGGAGTTCTTTCCGGAGGGACTGATTGGAATCGCACGGGCAAAGTATGAGTTGATTGAGGCACTGCCTGCGGACGGCATCGCAGTTTTGAACTTCGATGACGCTTTTGTGGCGGCGTTTGGCCGTGGCCTGGGGGAACGCGCGATGTTTTACGGGTTAGGCGAGGGTGCGGGTGTGAGAGCTGTCAACGTGGCGGAGGTGGGTACTGAGGGCGTGGTGTTTACGGTGGAGGCCAGGGGGCAGCGTGCGAGTGTGCAGTTGAAGATGTTGGGGCGGCACAATGTCGCGAATGCGCTGGCTGCGATTGCGGTGGGATTGCAGAGCGGGATGGCGTTGGGGGATTGCGCTGCGGCTGTCGGTGAACTGCAGGCAGGGGACAAGCGTGGCGAGGTTCTGGAGTGGCGGGGGGCGACGCTGATCAATGATTGCTATAACTCGAATCCGACGGCGTTGAATGCGATGATCGATGCGTTGATGGCGATTCCGGCGGAGCGGCATATCGTGGTTGCGGGGGAGATGCTGGAGCTTGGCTCGGATTCGGCTGCGCTGCATGCTGCGTGCGGTACGAGGATGAAGGAGCGTGGGGTAGATTTTGTGCTTGGAGTGCGGGGCGCGGCTGAGGCTACAGTCGAGGCGGCAAGAGCTGCGGGTACGGAGGCGCTTTTTGTCACGAGCCCGGAAGAGGCGGGGGAGTGGCTGGTTGCGAATGTGCGTCTGAGCGACGTAGTGTTGTTGAAGGCTTCGCGGGGCGTGCGTCTGGAGAAGGCTCTGACTGTCCTTGCGGGAAGGCTTTAG
- the mraY gene encoding phospho-N-acetylmuramoyl-pentapeptide-transferase produces the protein MLYWLLYQKLFPYFRLFRIFRYLTFRTVFASLTALLIGLLIGPYVIEKLREFQIGQYIREEGPQSHQKKSGTPTMGGVLICISILVPTLMWSDLSNPYVWLVMLSTLAFGAIGFADDYIKVVHRQNQGLTARAKLGLQFIASGLVAAALVVMEIRGGYSTRLMVPFAKRFRPDLVWEWMGHIPHMHWLVFVPFVVFVMIVIAGASNAVNLTDGLDGLAIGCTIIAAGALTVLTYVSGHVVFSDYLELQRMPMVSELTVFCGSMVGASIGFLWYNAHPAEIFMGDVGSLALGGAIGTVAVVIKQELLLPFIGGVFILEALSVMLQVGSYKLRNGKRIFKMAPLHHHFELMGWSESKVIARFWILALVFALFALTTLKLR, from the coding sequence TTGCTCTATTGGTTGCTGTACCAGAAGCTGTTCCCTTACTTTCGGCTGTTTCGCATATTCCGATATCTGACGTTTCGCACCGTGTTTGCGAGCCTTACGGCGCTGCTGATCGGGTTGCTGATCGGCCCGTATGTGATCGAGAAGCTGCGCGAATTTCAGATCGGGCAATATATCCGGGAAGAGGGACCGCAGTCGCACCAGAAGAAGAGTGGGACGCCGACGATGGGCGGGGTGCTGATCTGTATCTCGATCCTGGTGCCTACGCTGATGTGGTCTGATCTTTCGAATCCTTATGTGTGGCTGGTGATGCTGTCTACGCTTGCGTTTGGGGCAATTGGATTTGCGGATGACTACATTAAGGTTGTCCATAGGCAAAACCAGGGGCTGACTGCTCGTGCGAAGTTGGGTTTGCAGTTCATTGCGAGTGGGCTGGTTGCGGCCGCGCTGGTGGTGATGGAGATTCGCGGCGGCTACTCGACACGGCTGATGGTGCCGTTTGCCAAGCGATTCAGGCCGGACCTGGTGTGGGAGTGGATGGGGCATATTCCGCATATGCACTGGCTGGTGTTTGTGCCGTTTGTGGTTTTTGTGATGATAGTGATTGCGGGCGCGAGCAATGCGGTGAATCTGACCGATGGACTGGATGGGTTGGCGATCGGATGTACGATCATTGCGGCTGGGGCTTTGACGGTGCTGACGTATGTCAGTGGGCACGTTGTGTTCTCGGACTATCTGGAACTGCAGCGGATGCCGATGGTGAGCGAACTCACAGTGTTTTGCGGGTCGATGGTGGGGGCGAGTATCGGGTTTCTTTGGTATAACGCTCATCCGGCAGAGATCTTTATGGGGGACGTTGGGAGCCTTGCGTTGGGTGGGGCGATTGGGACTGTGGCTGTTGTGATTAAGCAGGAGTTGTTGCTGCCGTTTATTGGCGGGGTCTTCATTCTTGAGGCGTTGAGCGTGATGCTGCAGGTGGGGAGCTATAAACTTAGGAACGGGAAGCGCATCTTCAAGATGGCTCCGCTGCACCATCACTTTGAGTTGATGGGATGGTCGGAGTCGAAGGTGATCGCGCGGTTTTGGATTCTGGCGCTGGTATTTGCTTTGTTTGCGTTGACTACTTTGAAGCTGCGATGA
- the murD gene encoding UDP-N-acetylmuramoyl-L-alanine--D-glutamate ligase, which translates to MDLKSKRVLVVGLGKSGLSAAMFLRSQGARVTVSDTRSAVALAKEIPALLEAGIMVESGGHGLLTFRRQDLIVVSPGVPMDTPEVKQVVAFGLTVIGELELASRYLQGQVVAITGSNGKTTTTTLVGKILSDAGVPTQVGGNIGLPVIDLVAKSTPETVNVLEVSSFQLETVEEFHPRIAAILNITPDHLDRHGSFEKYVAAKERIFERQGAEDALVLNGDDRVTQMCATRAKSEVFWFSGTKAVRKGAFVRDGVIVWVEKEGGVTEPIMPVSEVHLKGAHNIENVLAAVCAARLAKVSAEGIRASVASFTAVEHRLELVRKLNGVEFYNDSKATNVDATMKAVASFSKGVHLILGGKDKDSDYGLMTELLKERVKAVYTIGSAAEKIERQLHGVVKMVAAGTMQIAVAEAAKAAVTGDVVLLSPACSSFDQFENYEHRGRVFRQLVNELI; encoded by the coding sequence ATGGATTTGAAGAGCAAGCGGGTGTTGGTTGTTGGGTTGGGGAAGTCCGGCCTGTCGGCGGCGATGTTTCTGCGCTCGCAAGGGGCACGGGTGACGGTGAGCGATACGCGCAGTGCGGTGGCGCTGGCGAAGGAGATTCCTGCGTTGCTGGAGGCGGGAATCATGGTGGAGTCTGGTGGACATGGGCTTCTGACGTTTCGGCGGCAGGACCTGATCGTGGTCTCGCCAGGTGTGCCGATGGATACGCCGGAGGTGAAGCAGGTCGTGGCGTTTGGTCTCACTGTGATTGGAGAGTTGGAGCTGGCGAGTCGTTATCTGCAGGGGCAGGTCGTGGCGATCACTGGATCGAATGGGAAGACGACGACGACGACGCTGGTGGGGAAGATATTGAGCGATGCGGGAGTGCCGACGCAGGTGGGGGGGAACATTGGTCTGCCGGTGATTGACCTGGTGGCGAAGAGCACGCCTGAGACGGTGAATGTGCTGGAGGTGTCGAGCTTCCAGCTGGAGACGGTGGAGGAGTTTCATCCTCGGATCGCGGCGATCCTCAACATTACGCCGGACCATCTGGATCGGCATGGCAGCTTCGAGAAGTACGTGGCGGCGAAGGAGCGGATCTTCGAGCGGCAAGGAGCTGAGGATGCGCTGGTGCTGAATGGGGATGACCGCGTGACGCAGATGTGTGCGACGCGGGCCAAGAGCGAGGTGTTCTGGTTCAGTGGGACCAAGGCTGTGCGGAAGGGTGCGTTTGTGCGGGATGGCGTGATTGTCTGGGTGGAGAAGGAAGGCGGCGTTACCGAGCCGATTATGCCGGTTTCTGAGGTGCATCTGAAGGGCGCGCACAACATCGAGAATGTGTTGGCTGCGGTCTGTGCGGCGCGGCTGGCGAAGGTTTCGGCGGAGGGTATTCGGGCTTCGGTGGCGAGCTTTACGGCTGTGGAGCATCGGCTGGAGCTGGTGCGGAAGCTGAATGGGGTTGAGTTCTACAACGATTCGAAGGCAACGAATGTTGATGCGACGATGAAGGCTGTGGCTTCGTTCAGCAAGGGCGTTCACCTGATTCTTGGTGGGAAGGACAAGGACTCGGACTATGGGTTGATGACCGAGCTGCTGAAGGAGCGGGTGAAGGCTGTTTATACGATTGGTTCGGCTGCAGAAAAGATTGAGCGTCAGCTGCACGGAGTCGTGAAGATGGTGGCAGCGGGAACGATGCAGATTGCGGTGGCAGAGGCGGCGAAGGCTGCTGTGACTGGCGATGTGGTGCTGTTGTCGCCTGCGTGTTCGAGCTTCGACCAGTTTGAGAACTATGAGCATCGCGGCCGCGTGTTCCGGCAGTTGGTGAACGAACTAATTTAG
- the ftsW gene encoding putative lipid II flippase FtsW, whose product MAKRVGVDKWLFGVVLLLVLFGLVMVFSASAVMAQSSLGSPYPYVMKQAIWAVLGLIALVALMQVDYRTYNNPKVVFPAVAVTMLMLIGVFAMKDSHATHRWVRFGNLFTFQPSELAKPVLVLFLAYFLQTRIHQMDDWRGTILRAVAVPLAFTALILKEPDLGTGMVCMAVTALMLYLAGAKTKYFAVGAAFAAPVLYFMLFHVAFRRARMLAFVNPEADPRGTGFHILQSLIAVGTGGIRGLGLMEGRQKLFYLPEVQTDFIFANICEELGLIGALLVVGLFVALGYRGLRAAFLSTDPFARFLAFGLTTAILIQAFFNMSVVLALLPTKGIPLPFISSGGTSIFITLASMGVLLNITREID is encoded by the coding sequence ATGGCGAAGAGAGTTGGGGTGGACAAGTGGCTCTTCGGAGTGGTGCTGCTGCTGGTGCTGTTTGGGCTGGTGATGGTGTTTTCGGCGTCGGCGGTGATGGCGCAGTCGAGTCTTGGGTCTCCCTATCCTTATGTGATGAAGCAGGCGATCTGGGCTGTGCTGGGGCTGATCGCGCTGGTTGCGTTGATGCAAGTAGACTACCGGACTTATAACAATCCGAAGGTTGTGTTTCCTGCGGTTGCGGTGACGATGCTGATGTTGATCGGCGTGTTTGCGATGAAGGACTCGCATGCGACGCATCGGTGGGTTCGGTTTGGGAACCTGTTTACGTTTCAGCCTTCGGAGTTGGCGAAGCCTGTCCTGGTGCTGTTTCTTGCTTACTTTCTACAGACTCGAATCCACCAGATGGACGACTGGAGGGGGACGATTCTGCGGGCGGTTGCTGTGCCGCTGGCGTTTACGGCTTTGATCTTGAAGGAGCCTGATCTGGGGACCGGCATGGTTTGCATGGCGGTTACGGCGTTGATGCTGTACCTGGCCGGGGCTAAGACGAAGTACTTTGCGGTGGGTGCGGCGTTTGCGGCTCCTGTTCTTTACTTCATGTTGTTTCATGTTGCGTTTCGACGGGCGCGGATGCTGGCGTTTGTGAATCCTGAGGCCGATCCTCGCGGGACTGGGTTTCACATTCTTCAGTCGCTGATTGCGGTTGGGACGGGTGGGATCCGTGGGCTGGGGTTGATGGAAGGACGGCAGAAGCTGTTCTATCTGCCTGAGGTTCAGACGGACTTTATCTTCGCGAACATCTGTGAAGAGCTGGGGTTGATTGGTGCGCTGCTGGTGGTTGGTTTGTTTGTTGCGCTGGGGTATCGTGGGTTACGGGCAGCGTTTCTTTCTACTGACCCGTTTGCTCGGTTTCTTGCGTTTGGGCTGACGACTGCGATTCTGATCCAGGCCTTCTTCAATATGAGCGTGGTGCTGGCGCTGCTGCCGACGAAGGGAATTCCGCTTCCGTTCATCTCTTCGGGGGGGACTTCGATCTTTATTACGTTGGCCAGCATGGGTGTGCTGCTGAATATTACGCGCGAGATCGATTGA
- the murG gene encoding undecaprenyldiphospho-muramoylpentapeptide beta-N-acetylglucosaminyltransferase has translation MRQHLRVLIAGGGTGGHVIPALAIARELRDAYEVEVRFVGTARGLETRLVPEAGFPLELIRVGQLKNVSVATKLRTVADLPLGVVRCVELMRSFRPDVVVGVGGYASGPAMMAAVLLRVPTLAFEPNAVPGLANKLVGRFVSAAAVNFEETRRYFRGARVTGIPVRQEFFEIADVVAKDGPGSARRLLVFGGSQGARVFNAVMPQIAKRLLEDVPELRILHQTGKGQAESTEEAYGASGADPTRWKVAAYLDDMPRRFADADLILCRSGASTVAELAAAGRPAVLVPFPGAADDHQMKNAEAFARVGAAELRVQGADDVMGSFLFSDLTGLLLDAGRLVEMGRRVRRLAHPDAVRVIGQMVAELTGR, from the coding sequence GTGAGACAGCATCTGCGGGTTTTGATTGCTGGCGGGGGCACGGGGGGGCATGTGATTCCGGCGCTGGCGATTGCGCGGGAGCTGCGCGATGCGTATGAGGTTGAGGTGCGGTTTGTGGGGACGGCGCGAGGGCTTGAGACTCGCCTGGTGCCGGAGGCTGGGTTTCCTCTGGAGCTGATTCGAGTGGGGCAGTTGAAGAATGTGAGCGTGGCGACGAAGCTGCGGACGGTGGCCGATCTGCCGCTGGGCGTGGTGCGATGCGTGGAGCTGATGCGGAGTTTCCGGCCGGATGTGGTGGTGGGGGTGGGTGGGTATGCTTCGGGGCCGGCGATGATGGCGGCGGTTCTGTTGCGGGTTCCTACGCTGGCGTTTGAGCCTAATGCGGTGCCGGGGCTGGCGAATAAGCTGGTGGGGCGGTTTGTGTCGGCTGCCGCGGTGAACTTCGAGGAGACCCGGAGGTACTTTCGTGGGGCGCGGGTGACTGGGATTCCGGTGCGGCAGGAGTTCTTTGAGATTGCAGATGTTGTTGCGAAGGATGGACCCGGTTCGGCTCGCCGGCTGCTTGTGTTTGGCGGCAGCCAGGGTGCGCGGGTCTTCAATGCGGTGATGCCGCAGATCGCAAAGCGGCTGCTGGAGGATGTGCCGGAGCTGCGGATTCTGCACCAGACGGGGAAGGGGCAGGCGGAGTCGACCGAGGAGGCGTATGGGGCGAGCGGTGCGGACCCCACTCGCTGGAAGGTGGCGGCGTATCTCGACGATATGCCGAGGAGGTTTGCGGATGCGGATCTGATTCTTTGCCGCAGCGGCGCGAGTACGGTTGCGGAGCTGGCGGCGGCGGGGAGGCCGGCGGTGCTGGTGCCTTTTCCGGGAGCGGCGGACGACCACCAGATGAAGAACGCGGAGGCCTTTGCACGGGTTGGGGCGGCGGAGCTGAGGGTGCAGGGGGCGGACGACGTGATGGGGTCGTTTTTATTCAGCGATCTGACGGGGCTTTTGCTGGATGCCGGGAGACTGGTGGAGATGGGCCGGAGAGTTCGGAGGCTGGCCCACCCGGATGCGGTACGGGTGATTGGGCAGATGGTGGCAGAGCTGACAGGGCGTTGA
- a CDS encoding YXWGXW repeat-containing protein, with protein sequence MTFTRLFRNSIGVATLAGFTLAIPLVAQAQIQPYNPNDPYGSPAAQQAQQDPQYAAQQDNTAPQQYDAPQQYDQQYGAPQQYGDPNQGAPQQYGAPQPGQPQGIEQAPPAIPDYEQPPAPGDGYIWTPGYWAWTADGYQWVQGAWVLAPYSGALWTPGYWGFNDGYFWNAGYWGPYVGYYGGINYGFGYFGIGFYGGYWGGGRFYYNRAYCNIGRGWHGGNFYNRSYNGYSGRPGGASFTHVNSIAYHGNNFSGARGSNINGRSFAQSNVGRGNPAGFGDHNIHTGYGGATAYNGTARAYNGGNSNANASRAYSGAGANYNTGRAYSGGNPNYNAGRSYAGNSAYSGASRSYSQPAAQSQSHANYASAPHASYSGGGSYSGGGGGGGSHGGGSYSGGGSHGGGYSGGGGGGGGGSHGGGGGGGHR encoded by the coding sequence ATGACGTTCACCCGCCTCTTCAGAAACTCCATCGGTGTCGCAACCCTCGCCGGCTTCACGCTGGCCATTCCTCTTGTGGCCCAAGCCCAGATCCAGCCCTACAACCCCAACGACCCCTACGGCTCTCCCGCCGCCCAGCAGGCTCAGCAGGATCCCCAATACGCAGCCCAGCAGGACAACACCGCTCCGCAGCAGTACGACGCTCCTCAGCAATACGACCAGCAGTACGGAGCCCCGCAGCAGTACGGCGACCCCAACCAGGGCGCGCCCCAGCAGTATGGAGCACCTCAGCCCGGCCAACCCCAGGGCATCGAGCAGGCCCCCCCAGCGATCCCCGACTACGAACAGCCACCCGCCCCCGGCGACGGCTATATATGGACCCCAGGCTACTGGGCCTGGACCGCTGACGGCTACCAGTGGGTTCAGGGCGCATGGGTGCTCGCCCCCTACTCCGGAGCCCTCTGGACCCCCGGATACTGGGGCTTCAACGACGGCTACTTCTGGAACGCAGGATACTGGGGTCCCTACGTCGGCTACTACGGCGGCATCAACTACGGCTTCGGCTACTTCGGCATAGGCTTCTACGGCGGATACTGGGGCGGCGGCCGCTTCTACTACAACCGCGCCTACTGCAACATCGGGCGTGGATGGCACGGCGGCAACTTCTACAACCGCTCCTATAACGGCTACTCCGGCCGCCCCGGCGGAGCAAGCTTCACTCACGTGAACTCCATCGCTTATCACGGCAACAACTTCTCCGGCGCTCGCGGCTCCAACATCAACGGCCGCAGCTTTGCTCAGTCCAACGTCGGCCGCGGCAACCCGGCAGGCTTCGGCGACCACAACATCCACACCGGCTACGGTGGAGCAACCGCCTACAACGGAACCGCCCGCGCCTACAACGGCGGCAACTCCAACGCCAACGCAAGCCGCGCCTACAGCGGTGCGGGTGCGAACTACAACACAGGACGCGCCTATAGCGGGGGCAACCCGAACTACAACGCGGGCCGCTCCTATGCTGGAAACAGCGCCTACAGCGGAGCCTCTCGCAGTTACTCGCAACCAGCCGCCCAGAGCCAAAGCCATGCCAACTACGCCAGCGCCCCCCACGCCTCATACTCCGGCGGAGGCAGCTACAGCGGCGGCGGTGGTGGCGGCGGTTCGCACGGCGGAGGCAGCTACAGCGGCGGCGGTTCGCACGGCGGCGGCTACAGCGGCGGTGGCGGTGGCGGCGGCGGCGGATCACACGGCGGCGGTGGTGGCGGCGGTCATCGCTAA
- the murC gene encoding UDP-N-acetylmuramate--L-alanine ligase — MFVPGHFLFAPSQRIHFIGIGGIGMSGIAEILLTMGYSVSGSDLKRSAVTDRLLGMGARIFEGHLASNAAASDVVVTSSAVAKDNPEVVEARERKIPVIQRAEMLAELMRLKYGIAVAGMHGKTTTTSMVAAVLAGGGLDPTVVVGGRVNALGSNARLGSSQYLVAEADESDRSFLKLSPVLAVVTNLDREHMDCYRDMEDVEGAFLEFMDRLPFYGATTACVDNALLRTVLLRVRRKVYTYGESVDADFRVEMLPKDAECHSAFAVNYKGLVLGKFRLHVPGRHNVLNATAAVAVGVQLGVAPDQIAAGLETFRGVDRRFQIKGEVRGVTVVDDYGHHPTEILATLRAARDCGYSRVHVLFQPHRFTRTRDLMAEFAGAFKDADTVQVLDIYAASEAPIPGVTAEALVDAIDAAGPQIVDYARSVPEAVDVLVHEARAGDVILTLGAGSVSQAGAALLEALATNG; from the coding sequence ATGTTTGTGCCTGGGCATTTTTTGTTTGCGCCGTCGCAGCGGATTCACTTTATCGGGATCGGCGGGATTGGGATGAGCGGGATCGCGGAGATTCTGCTGACGATGGGTTACTCGGTCTCGGGGAGCGATCTGAAGCGGAGTGCGGTAACGGATCGACTGCTGGGAATGGGGGCGCGGATCTTCGAGGGGCACTTGGCTAGCAATGCTGCCGCTAGCGATGTGGTGGTGACCAGCTCGGCTGTGGCTAAGGATAATCCTGAGGTGGTGGAGGCGCGGGAGCGGAAGATTCCGGTGATTCAGCGGGCGGAGATGCTGGCGGAGTTGATGCGGCTGAAGTATGGGATTGCTGTGGCCGGGATGCATGGGAAGACGACGACGACCTCGATGGTGGCGGCGGTGTTGGCTGGGGGTGGGTTGGATCCTACGGTGGTGGTGGGGGGACGGGTGAATGCGCTGGGGTCGAATGCGCGGCTGGGGAGCTCGCAGTATCTGGTGGCGGAGGCGGATGAGAGTGACCGGAGTTTCTTGAAGCTGTCGCCGGTGCTGGCGGTGGTGACGAATCTGGATCGCGAGCATATGGATTGCTATCGCGATATGGAGGATGTGGAGGGCGCGTTTCTCGAGTTTATGGATCGGCTGCCGTTCTATGGGGCGACTACGGCTTGTGTCGATAATGCGCTGCTGCGGACGGTGCTGCTGCGGGTGAGGCGAAAGGTTTATACGTATGGCGAGAGTGTGGATGCGGACTTTCGCGTGGAGATGCTGCCGAAGGATGCGGAGTGCCACTCGGCGTTTGCGGTGAACTATAAGGGGCTGGTGCTGGGGAAGTTTCGGCTGCATGTTCCGGGGCGGCACAATGTGTTGAATGCTACGGCTGCGGTGGCGGTGGGAGTGCAGCTGGGAGTGGCTCCTGACCAGATTGCGGCGGGGCTGGAGACCTTTCGCGGAGTAGATCGGCGGTTTCAGATCAAGGGTGAGGTGCGGGGGGTGACGGTGGTGGATGACTATGGACACCATCCGACGGAGATTCTGGCTACGCTGCGGGCGGCTCGGGACTGTGGGTACTCCCGGGTGCATGTTTTGTTTCAGCCGCATCGGTTTACGCGGACGAGGGATCTGATGGCGGAGTTTGCAGGGGCATTCAAAGATGCCGACACGGTTCAGGTGTTGGATATCTATGCGGCGAGTGAGGCTCCGATTCCTGGAGTGACTGCAGAGGCACTAGTCGATGCGATCGATGCAGCCGGGCCTCAGATCGTGGACTATGCGAGATCGGTGCCTGAGGCTGTCGATGTGTTGGTGCATGAAGCAAGGGCGGGGGATGTGATTCTGACGCTGGGGGCGGGAAGTGTATCGCAGGCGGGAGCCGCGTTGCTGGAAGCTTTGGCGACAAATGGGTGA
- a CDS encoding FtsQ-type POTRA domain-containing protein, whose amino-acid sequence MLEAPGKNYVSESRGSRGPRRVSASPERRLRRDLSEDFADDPHWEDDAPVGRRKAGLRVRFRGVPSTRWGRIAAGCGVVVLLGICAGLFAMARSFLLHDERFVIPSSSSIEFQGNAHVTRAQLLSIFGEDVERNIFTVSLAQRRAELERLPWVAHATVMRLLPNRMRVSIVERTPVAFVRQGSHIGLVDGNGVLLDMPVEARPDGKYSFPVVTGISAEDPLSTRAARMKIYERFTSELDGSGQKISEGLSEVDLSNPEDVKASIPDKSSEVLVHFGDTDFLDRYRRFEEHLPEWRTVYPKLSSVDMRYERQVVLEMQPGAGVPVASSQNGAAVMAADAKKPAATAPAAMVPDTGVKAIEPAAKPVVKAPAKPLPVAHVAGVKHAAVKGKPSARATANGAAKSHSPVKAKKVDPKAKKHVVVAKPHPVVAKPSAGSTQYHPSQAVQP is encoded by the coding sequence GTGCTAGAGGCGCCTGGAAAGAACTACGTCTCGGAGTCTCGAGGTTCGCGGGGGCCGCGGCGAGTGTCGGCTTCGCCGGAGCGGCGGCTGCGTCGCGATCTGAGCGAGGACTTCGCGGATGATCCGCACTGGGAGGACGACGCTCCGGTGGGAAGACGCAAGGCGGGACTGCGGGTGCGGTTTCGCGGGGTGCCTTCGACCAGGTGGGGAAGGATCGCTGCGGGATGTGGGGTGGTGGTTCTGCTTGGGATTTGCGCCGGGTTGTTTGCGATGGCGAGAAGTTTTTTGTTGCACGATGAACGGTTTGTGATTCCTTCGTCTTCGTCGATTGAGTTTCAGGGGAATGCGCATGTGACGCGGGCGCAGCTGCTGAGCATCTTTGGCGAGGATGTGGAGCGGAATATCTTTACGGTGTCGCTGGCGCAGAGACGCGCGGAACTGGAGAGGCTGCCGTGGGTGGCGCATGCGACGGTGATGCGGCTGCTGCCGAATCGGATGAGGGTGTCGATTGTGGAGAGGACGCCGGTGGCGTTTGTGCGGCAGGGAAGCCATATTGGATTGGTGGATGGGAATGGGGTGCTGCTGGATATGCCGGTGGAGGCGAGGCCGGATGGGAAGTACTCGTTTCCGGTGGTGACGGGGATCTCGGCGGAGGATCCGCTGTCGACTCGCGCGGCGCGGATGAAGATCTATGAGCGGTTCACGTCGGAGCTGGATGGTTCGGGGCAGAAGATCTCGGAGGGGCTGAGCGAGGTGGATCTGTCGAATCCTGAGGATGTGAAGGCGTCGATTCCGGATAAGTCGAGTGAGGTGCTGGTTCACTTTGGCGATACGGATTTTCTGGATCGCTACAGGAGATTTGAAGAGCATCTGCCGGAGTGGCGGACGGTTTATCCGAAGCTCTCGTCGGTGGATATGCGGTATGAGCGGCAGGTGGTGCTGGAGATGCAGCCGGGCGCTGGTGTGCCGGTGGCTTCATCGCAGAACGGCGCGGCGGTGATGGCGGCTGATGCGAAGAAGCCTGCAGCGACGGCTCCTGCGGCGATGGTTCCGGATACGGGCGTGAAGGCGATCGAGCCGGCGGCGAAGCCTGTTGTGAAGGCCCCTGCGAAGCCTTTGCCAGTGGCGCACGTTGCGGGAGTGAAGCATGCGGCTGTGAAGGGAAAGCCTTCTGCGAGGGCGACGGCGAATGGTGCGGCGAAGAGTCATTCGCCGGTGAAGGCGAAGAAGGTTGATCCGAAGGCGAAGAAACATGTTGTCGTTGCGAAGCCCCATCCGGTGGTTGCGAAGCCGTCGGCTGGTTCGACGCAGTATCATCCTTCCCAGGCGGTTCAACCATGA